The genomic interval ACAAAGCGAGGAAGCAAGTGTAGCTTATTTTAGAGACAGATTTGAAACTGCCCGGCAAAAAGTAGATGAATTGTACAGACTGGTAGACGAAGCACAAAACAAAGGTTCATACCTGATGAAATTGCTCCATCTCCGGCAGTATCTGATAGAATTTGATGGCCTGGGCGATTATCCGGCTCTGCTTCATAAGCTGGATGAGCTGGAAACTGAACTACGTAAGACAATTGTGGTAAACCGTGCCCGTAATCTTGAAATTAAGCAAGCATTACTACAAGAGGCAGAAACACTGGCCGGAAGTACCGATTGGAAAGAAACTACGGAGAAGTTTAAAGAACTGAAAGGAAAGTGGATAAAAACCGGCGCTGTAGACAAAGAATATGAAGAGGAGATAGAAAACAAATTCGATGGCATTGTAAACAGCTTTTTTGACCGGCGTAAGGCATTTTTTGAAGAGAAAAACCGAATCACCAAATTCCGGGTGGCTAAGTACGAAGATCTTGCCCGTCAGGCCATACAACTACAAGACTCTACAGAATGGGAATCTACTGCTGGTAAGTTCAAAAAATTGCAGGAGCAATGGAAAAAAGTGGGTAAAATTCCCAAAACCCATGCTGGTGACTTCTGGAATGACTTTAAGAAAGCCAACGATCATTTTTTTGAACTATACAAAAAAGCCAAAGGCATTTCCGGAACGTATGTTCGCCGGGTTGATCCTAAAAAACTGGCGCAGGAGAATCTTACCAATGAAGCTGAAACTCTGGTACAAAGCACAGATATTATAAAGGCGGCTGATCGGGCCAAGCAGTTGCTAATGGAATGGAAAAACATTGGTGTACTTCCAAAAATGCAGGATAGACAGCTTGCCGAACGTTTCCGCGCTGCCTGCGATAAAATATTTGAGTTGAATTACCTGATGCGTGTAGTAAAGCGGAAGCATTTCTTCTTTGAAAAAAAATCTATGGCTGATCAGTTACAGATAAAAATTACTATTATGAGTGATTTAATCCGTAAAGACAAAATGGAACTTGATACGTATGAAGGCAATGTGGATGGTATGAATATGATGAATAAGAGCCAGACCATGGATAAACTAGTGGTTTCCAAGTTGAATATTCAGAAACGGAAAATAAGTGTGAAAGAGCTGTTGCTAAATCAATTTAAAACAGAACTTGCTGCTTTGAGGCAGAAATAACTATTCAATAAGACCTGATTATAAGCCACTTGGCTAATATTTAAAAAATACTTTGTCAGATTATAAACAATTACTTTTTTTTTCGTTTAATGGAAATGT from Rhodocytophaga rosea carries:
- a CDS encoding DUF349 domain-containing protein: MEELQWSDEYGYIREGKVYLRGFMGYPDRQIGEVKQSEEASVAYFRDRFETARQKVDELYRLVDEAQNKGSYLMKLLHLRQYLIEFDGLGDYPALLHKLDELETELRKTIVVNRARNLEIKQALLQEAETLAGSTDWKETTEKFKELKGKWIKTGAVDKEYEEEIENKFDGIVNSFFDRRKAFFEEKNRITKFRVAKYEDLARQAIQLQDSTEWESTAGKFKKLQEQWKKVGKIPKTHAGDFWNDFKKANDHFFELYKKAKGISGTYVRRVDPKKLAQENLTNEAETLVQSTDIIKAADRAKQLLMEWKNIGVLPKMQDRQLAERFRAACDKIFELNYLMRVVKRKHFFFEKKSMADQLQIKITIMSDLIRKDKMELDTYEGNVDGMNMMNKSQTMDKLVVSKLNIQKRKISVKELLLNQFKTELAALRQK